In Arthrobacter sp. B3I9, the following are encoded in one genomic region:
- a CDS encoding S8 family serine peptidase — MTRATARPRRTASAMTALVLAAGILPATLAAAPAAHADSWRDKEYWLADSGITKAWEVSKGANVKVAVIDSGVDGTHPDLAGVLAGGADVSGAGSPDGRTSIGAKPEHGTMVATMLAGRGHQPAGATPSPSPSPSPSPRPGPTVGPDGIVGVAPEAQLMSVSTWLGSPNPGGKSDQDQIPQAVRWAVDNGARVINISLGSTSPEWPQSWDAAFLYAEQKDVVIVAAAGNRVGGNIQVGAPATIPGVLTVAGLDRNGRASIDSSSQGISIGVAAPAENLVGGLPAGGYAEWAGTSGATPVVAGVAALIRSEWPDMTASQVINRIVSTAKDAGAAGKDPLYGYGVLNAEAALKADVPETKTNPLGSIADWIRVHRRGEPAKAAPAAEAPPPSSAPPTLPEATVPVAEPPSQLDSAVPAMVVLGFGALVLAIIVAAVFQIRRAGRPVGAKGRDGAASASGGPGTGTLKPADSGKPN, encoded by the coding sequence ATGACCAGAGCAACAGCCCGGCCCCGCCGGACCGCCTCCGCGATGACGGCCCTGGTGCTGGCGGCCGGGATCCTTCCGGCAACGCTGGCGGCGGCTCCCGCCGCGCACGCGGACTCCTGGCGCGACAAGGAGTACTGGCTCGCCGATTCGGGAATCACCAAGGCCTGGGAAGTATCCAAGGGCGCGAACGTCAAAGTGGCCGTGATCGACAGCGGCGTGGACGGGACCCACCCGGACCTGGCGGGAGTGCTTGCCGGGGGAGCGGACGTGTCCGGCGCCGGCAGCCCCGACGGGCGCACGAGCATCGGCGCCAAACCCGAGCACGGCACCATGGTGGCCACCATGCTTGCGGGCCGCGGCCATCAGCCCGCCGGTGCGACCCCCAGCCCCAGCCCCAGCCCGAGCCCCAGCCCGCGGCCGGGGCCAACGGTCGGACCCGACGGCATCGTCGGGGTGGCGCCCGAGGCCCAGCTGATGTCGGTTTCCACCTGGCTGGGGTCGCCCAACCCCGGCGGCAAGAGCGACCAGGACCAGATCCCCCAGGCAGTACGCTGGGCCGTCGACAACGGCGCCCGCGTCATCAACATCTCCCTCGGCAGCACCTCTCCGGAGTGGCCGCAGAGCTGGGACGCCGCATTCCTCTACGCCGAGCAGAAAGATGTCGTGATCGTGGCGGCGGCCGGCAACCGGGTGGGCGGCAACATCCAGGTCGGCGCTCCTGCCACCATCCCCGGCGTGTTGACCGTGGCCGGCCTGGACCGCAACGGACGCGCAAGTATCGACTCCTCCTCCCAGGGCATCAGCATTGGCGTCGCCGCCCCTGCTGAGAACCTTGTCGGCGGGCTGCCGGCCGGCGGGTACGCCGAATGGGCGGGCACCTCCGGAGCGACGCCCGTCGTCGCCGGCGTCGCGGCGTTGATCCGCTCCGAGTGGCCGGACATGACGGCCAGCCAGGTCATCAACAGGATCGTCAGCACCGCGAAGGACGCCGGGGCTGCCGGCAAGGACCCGCTCTACGGCTATGGCGTGCTGAACGCCGAAGCCGCCCTCAAAGCCGACGTGCCGGAAACCAAGACGAATCCGCTGGGTTCCATCGCGGACTGGATCCGCGTGCACCGACGTGGAGAACCGGCGAAGGCGGCACCGGCCGCAGAAGCGCCCCCGCCGTCCAGCGCCCCGCCGACGCTGCCTGAAGCCACGGTGCCGGTGGCGGAGCCGCCCTCGCAGCTGGACAGTGCTGTCCCGGCCATGGTCGTCCTCGGGTTCGGGGCGCTGGTCCTGGCCATCATTGTGGCGGCGGTTTTCCAGATCCGCCGTGCAGGGAGGCCCGTCGGTGCCAAGGGTCGGGACGGGGCCGCTTCCGCGTCCGGGGGACCGGGCACCGGAACCCTGAAACCCGCGGACTCCGGCAAGCCCAACTAA
- a CDS encoding Ppx/GppA phosphatase family protein: MSRVAAVDCGTNSIRLLIADVDTDGLNPDGLHSDGPNATEAGHGTPRLTDVVREMRVVRLGQGVDATGEFAEEALERTFAATREYAELIRHHGAEKIRFVATSATRDAGNRQVFIDGIRELLGVEPEVISGDEEAALSFAGARSVLPSRGADPVLVVDLGGGSTEFVLGNSDGVLAAKSVDIGCVRMTERHLRSDPPTTEQIAAAEADIDAAIDDAARTVPLERSTAVVGVAGSVTTITAHALDLPEYSPAAIHGTELSLERVRRACTELLQMTRAERASLPYMHPGRVDVIGAGGLVWRRVLERLAEATAGRIATAVSSEHDILDGIALSIS, encoded by the coding sequence GTGAGCCGCGTCGCCGCCGTCGACTGCGGAACCAACTCCATCCGCCTCCTCATCGCCGACGTTGACACCGACGGCCTCAACCCGGACGGCCTGCACTCCGACGGTCCTAACGCCACCGAGGCCGGGCACGGAACTCCGAGGCTCACCGACGTGGTGCGTGAGATGCGCGTCGTGCGCCTTGGGCAGGGCGTGGATGCAACAGGGGAGTTCGCCGAGGAAGCCCTCGAGCGCACGTTTGCCGCGACGCGGGAATACGCGGAGCTGATCCGGCACCACGGGGCTGAGAAGATCCGCTTCGTGGCGACGTCGGCCACCCGGGACGCGGGAAACCGGCAGGTCTTCATCGACGGGATCCGGGAACTGCTCGGCGTCGAACCCGAAGTCATCAGCGGGGATGAAGAAGCCGCACTGTCCTTCGCCGGCGCCCGCAGCGTCCTGCCCTCCCGCGGCGCGGACCCCGTTCTGGTCGTGGACCTCGGCGGCGGCAGCACCGAATTCGTGCTGGGGAACTCCGACGGCGTCCTGGCGGCCAAGTCCGTCGATATCGGCTGCGTCCGGATGACCGAACGCCACCTCCGCAGCGACCCGCCGACGACGGAGCAGATCGCCGCTGCGGAAGCCGACATCGACGCCGCCATCGACGACGCGGCCCGCACCGTCCCGCTCGAACGCAGCACCGCCGTCGTCGGGGTGGCAGGGTCCGTCACGACCATCACCGCCCATGCGCTGGACCTGCCCGAGTACTCCCCGGCGGCAATCCACGGAACGGAACTGAGCCTGGAGAGGGTCCGCCGTGCCTGCACCGAACTCCTGCAGATGACGCGGGCAGAGCGCGCCTCCCTGCCATACATGCACCCCGGCCGGGTCGATGTGATCGGCGCCGGCGGGCTGGTCTGGCGCCGCGTCCTGGAGCGTCTGGCGGAAGCCACCGCGGGCCGGATCGCAACCGCCGTCAGCAGCGAGCACGATATTCTTGACGGCATTGCCCTCAGCATCAGCTGA
- a CDS encoding DUF501 domain-containing protein encodes MGGAPASATAGPAGTAGASEESRRPSPHDLEVLSRQLGRPVRDVVEIPARCICGNPLVAATSPRLSNGTPFPTTFYLTHPVITSAVSRLEAAGLMNQMNERLAADADLAGRYRAAHEAYLASRAEIGARSGTGAVPEIDGVSAGGMPTRVKCLHVLVGHSLAAGAGVNPLGDEALAGIAEWWTSDRCYCDGAWDTGGEVPSRDLSRHGPQGLPDIVGRPAPVRPARTTHAGVPGGGSSSGTAGSPEAGQ; translated from the coding sequence CTGGGAGGGGCTCCGGCATCAGCAACCGCAGGCCCCGCCGGAACGGCCGGTGCCTCCGAAGAGTCGCGCCGGCCGTCACCGCACGACCTTGAGGTCCTGAGCCGGCAGCTCGGCCGCCCTGTCCGGGACGTCGTCGAAATCCCGGCCCGCTGCATCTGCGGCAACCCGCTCGTGGCGGCCACCTCGCCCCGGCTGAGCAACGGCACGCCGTTCCCCACCACCTTTTACCTGACACATCCCGTCATCACGTCCGCTGTCTCGCGACTTGAAGCCGCCGGGCTGATGAACCAGATGAACGAGCGGCTCGCCGCCGACGCGGACCTGGCCGGGCGCTACCGCGCCGCGCACGAGGCCTACCTGGCCTCACGGGCCGAGATCGGTGCGAGGTCCGGCACCGGTGCAGTGCCTGAAATCGACGGTGTTTCCGCCGGCGGGATGCCTACCCGCGTCAAATGCCTGCACGTCCTGGTGGGGCACTCCCTGGCCGCGGGCGCGGGGGTGAATCCGCTCGGCGACGAGGCACTGGCCGGGATCGCCGAATGGTGGACCAGCGACCGCTGCTACTGCGATGGAGCCTGGGACACGGGCGGTGAGGTCCCCTCGCGGGACCTCAGCCGGCACGGGCCGCAGGGTCTTCCTGACATCGTCGGCCGGCCTGCCCCCGTCCGGCCCGCGCGCACCACCCACGCCGGCGTCCCGGGCGGCGGCTCCTCCTCCGGTACCGCCGGCTCCCCGGAGGCCGGCCAGTGA
- a CDS encoding septum formation initiator family protein, which translates to MATRRPKVPRATPAAPKSPEAGDGGDVIQADFGGRTAPGHAASPAGGPHRDSSRPDSSQPEAGSPAPGKAATDRQAAPARSNRANTATNNHAEAAGHKAGASRAGAAKAGVTKAGAPKAAGRQGATSTSGAGKAAAGSDEAPVPAKAFSGRMLALAVVMIAITIMLAPTVKIFFEKRAEIAALQADISAKQSQQNDLRRQVSRWQDPNYVKQQARDRINMVMPGETGYWVFGSDLPAGDSGGAAGAAASQDPAKLPWVDTLWESIRRSATD; encoded by the coding sequence ATGGCTACGCGCCGTCCCAAGGTTCCCCGGGCCACGCCCGCGGCCCCCAAGTCCCCGGAAGCGGGCGACGGCGGCGACGTCATCCAGGCCGACTTCGGCGGCCGGACCGCCCCGGGCCACGCAGCCTCCCCGGCTGGCGGCCCGCACCGCGACAGCTCCCGTCCGGACAGCTCCCAGCCGGAGGCAGGCAGCCCCGCGCCGGGCAAAGCCGCAACCGACCGGCAGGCTGCCCCGGCGCGCTCCAACAGAGCCAACACCGCCACAAACAACCACGCCGAAGCTGCCGGGCACAAGGCCGGCGCCTCCCGGGCCGGCGCTGCCAAAGCGGGTGTGACCAAGGCAGGTGCGCCCAAGGCAGCCGGCCGCCAGGGAGCAACCTCAACCAGCGGCGCGGGCAAGGCTGCCGCCGGATCGGACGAGGCCCCGGTCCCGGCCAAAGCGTTCTCCGGACGCATGCTGGCCTTGGCCGTGGTCATGATTGCCATCACCATCATGCTGGCCCCGACGGTAAAGATCTTCTTCGAGAAACGCGCCGAAATCGCCGCGCTGCAGGCTGACATTTCCGCAAAGCAGTCCCAGCAGAACGACCTCCGGCGCCAGGTCTCCCGCTGGCAGGATCCCAACTACGTTAAGCAGCAGGCCCGGGACCGCATTAACATGGTTATGCCCGGAGAGACGGGCTACTGGGTCTTCGGCAGTGATCTTCCCGCCGGCGACTCCGGTGGCGCGGCCGGAGCAGCAGCATCCCAAGACCCGGCCAAGCTGCCATGGGTGGACACCCTCTGGGAATCCATCCGGCGTTCGGCAACAGACTAA
- the eno gene encoding phosphopyruvate hydratase, with protein sequence MALIDAIHAREILDSRGNPTVEVEVLLSDGQIGRAAVPSGASTGEHEAVELRDGEKGRYLGKGVQKAVDAVIDQIAPALIGFDATDQRSIDQSMIDLDGTANKGKLGANAILGVSLAVANAAAASADLPLYKYLGGPNAHVLPVPLMNILNGGSHADSDVDIQEFMVVPLGAETFSEGLRWGVEVYHALKAVLQEKGLSTGLGDEGGFAPNLPSNRAALDLIQEAIKNAGYTPGKDIALALDVASSEFFTDGAYQFEGKALSSADMSAYYADLVADYPLVSIEDPLDENDWDGWKALTDAIGDKVQIVGDDLFVTNPERLQTGIDSRTANSLLVKVNQIGSLTETLDAVSLAQRAGYTTITSHRSGETEDTTIADIAVATNAGQIKTGAPARSERVAKYNQLLRIEEELDDAARYAGRSAFPRFKG encoded by the coding sequence ATGGCGCTTATCGATGCCATCCACGCCCGCGAGATCCTCGATTCCCGTGGCAACCCGACCGTAGAAGTTGAAGTTCTGCTGTCCGACGGCCAGATCGGCCGCGCGGCAGTTCCGTCCGGAGCCTCCACCGGCGAGCACGAGGCCGTTGAACTCCGCGACGGCGAGAAGGGCCGTTACCTCGGCAAGGGCGTCCAGAAGGCTGTCGACGCCGTCATCGACCAGATCGCCCCCGCCCTGATCGGCTTCGACGCCACCGACCAGCGCAGCATCGACCAGTCCATGATCGACCTTGATGGCACCGCCAACAAGGGCAAGCTCGGCGCGAACGCCATCCTTGGCGTTTCCCTGGCCGTCGCCAACGCCGCGGCCGCATCCGCCGACCTGCCGCTCTACAAGTACCTGGGTGGCCCGAACGCCCACGTCCTCCCAGTCCCGCTGATGAACATCCTCAACGGCGGCTCGCACGCCGACTCCGACGTCGACATCCAGGAATTCATGGTTGTCCCGCTCGGCGCCGAGACCTTCTCCGAAGGTCTGCGCTGGGGCGTGGAGGTCTACCACGCCCTCAAGGCCGTGCTGCAGGAAAAGGGCCTCTCCACCGGCCTCGGTGACGAGGGCGGCTTCGCGCCGAACCTGCCGTCCAACCGTGCAGCCCTGGACCTGATCCAGGAAGCCATCAAGAACGCCGGCTACACCCCGGGCAAGGACATCGCCCTGGCCCTCGACGTCGCCTCCTCGGAGTTCTTCACCGACGGTGCGTACCAGTTCGAAGGCAAGGCCCTGAGCTCCGCCGACATGAGCGCCTACTACGCCGACCTCGTCGCCGACTACCCGCTGGTCTCGATTGAGGACCCGCTGGATGAGAACGACTGGGACGGCTGGAAGGCCCTCACCGACGCCATCGGCGACAAGGTCCAGATCGTCGGCGACGACCTCTTCGTGACCAACCCGGAACGCCTGCAGACCGGCATCGACTCGCGCACCGCCAACTCGCTGCTGGTCAAGGTCAACCAGATCGGATCGCTGACCGAGACCCTCGACGCCGTATCCCTCGCCCAGCGCGCCGGTTACACGACCATCACCTCGCACCGCTCCGGCGAAACCGAGGACACCACCATTGCTGACATCGCCGTTGCCACCAACGCGGGCCAGATCAAGACCGGTGCCCCGGCCCGCTCCGAGCGCGTTGCCAAGTACAACCAGCTCCTGCGCATCGAAGAGGAACTCGACGACGCCGCACGGTACGCCGGCCGCAGCGCCTTCCCGCGTTTCAAGGGCTAG
- a CDS encoding MazG nucleotide pyrophosphohydrolase domain-containing protein codes for MGALTHESLVEYLLEEAHEVAETIEAGRGDAELQAELGDVLLQVVLHARLAQERRAFDLDDVVRGLTAKMIRRNPHVFRPDGTLQDSFPATVEEIVLKWDAVKRSEKLLHSAKPHPGDALNGVPGALPALARAQKLLDRAERAGLTPAGAPAGTESATGVPAVDLPGTEQELGELLFGIAAAARAKGLDAERALRGAARRFQDLHARPPAP; via the coding sequence ATGGGTGCCCTCACCCATGAGTCCCTTGTGGAGTATCTCCTCGAGGAGGCCCACGAGGTGGCCGAGACCATCGAGGCCGGCCGCGGCGACGCGGAACTGCAGGCGGAGCTGGGTGACGTCCTTCTCCAGGTTGTCCTGCACGCCCGGCTCGCCCAGGAGCGCCGTGCCTTCGACCTCGACGACGTCGTCCGCGGCCTCACCGCCAAGATGATCCGCCGCAACCCGCACGTGTTCCGGCCCGACGGCACGCTGCAGGACTCCTTTCCCGCGACGGTGGAGGAAATCGTCCTGAAGTGGGACGCCGTCAAGCGGTCCGAAAAGCTGCTGCATTCAGCGAAACCCCACCCCGGGGACGCCCTCAACGGTGTCCCCGGGGCGCTCCCGGCCCTGGCACGGGCCCAAAAGCTCCTGGACCGCGCCGAACGGGCCGGCCTCACGCCGGCCGGAGCGCCCGCCGGAACCGAAAGCGCCACGGGTGTCCCCGCCGTCGACCTGCCCGGCACGGAACAGGAACTCGGCGAGCTCCTGTTCGGCATCGCCGCCGCGGCCCGGGCCAAGGGGCTCGACGCCGAGCGTGCCCTCCGCGGGGCGGCCCGGCGCTTCCAGGACCTTCATGCCCGCCCGCCGGCGCCCTGA
- a CDS encoding adenosine deaminase, with product MTETIPDAAPDLDFDLKGLPKVSLHDHLDGGLRPATIIELAEAAGHILPSTDPVALGEWFRESADSGSLVRYLETFDHTIAVMQTKDGLFRVAKEFVEDLADDGVVYGEVRWAPEQHLQKGLSLDEAVEAVQAGLDAGVDAVAETGREIQVGQLITAMRHADRAQEIAELAVRHRNKGAVGFDIAGAEDGFPASRFKDAFTYLAQHNFPATVHAGEAAGLDSIQSALVDGRALRLGHGIRIAEDVTVEFEDDDDADEGDNIGLVSLGELASWVRDRGIALEICPSSNLQTGAIAGFGEGIESHPLDMLYQLGFNVTINTDNRLMSGVTLTDEFELLVETFDYDLDDLLELTLNAAEAAFLPLEEKEALVEYINEAYADLG from the coding sequence GTGACTGAGACTATTCCTGACGCTGCCCCTGACCTCGACTTCGACCTGAAGGGCCTTCCCAAGGTTTCCCTTCACGACCACCTGGATGGCGGGCTGCGTCCTGCCACCATCATTGAACTGGCCGAGGCTGCGGGGCACATCCTGCCCTCGACCGATCCGGTCGCCCTGGGGGAGTGGTTCCGCGAATCCGCAGACTCCGGCTCCCTGGTCCGCTACCTTGAAACGTTCGACCACACCATCGCCGTCATGCAGACCAAAGACGGTCTGTTCCGCGTCGCGAAGGAGTTCGTCGAGGACCTGGCCGACGACGGCGTTGTCTACGGAGAAGTCCGCTGGGCACCCGAGCAGCACCTGCAGAAAGGCCTGAGCCTGGACGAGGCCGTGGAGGCCGTGCAGGCCGGCCTCGACGCGGGTGTGGACGCTGTTGCCGAGACCGGCCGGGAAATCCAGGTCGGCCAGCTCATCACCGCCATGCGCCACGCCGACCGCGCCCAGGAGATCGCCGAACTCGCCGTCCGGCACCGCAACAAGGGCGCAGTCGGCTTTGACATCGCCGGCGCCGAGGACGGGTTCCCGGCCTCCAGGTTCAAGGACGCCTTCACCTACCTCGCGCAGCACAACTTCCCGGCCACCGTGCACGCCGGTGAGGCCGCCGGGCTGGACAGCATCCAATCCGCGCTCGTGGACGGCCGGGCCCTCCGCCTGGGCCACGGCATCCGGATTGCCGAGGACGTCACCGTCGAATTCGAGGACGACGACGACGCGGACGAAGGTGACAACATCGGCCTGGTGAGCCTCGGCGAGCTCGCCAGCTGGGTCCGCGACCGCGGCATCGCCCTGGAAATCTGCCCTTCCTCCAACCTGCAGACCGGCGCCATTGCCGGCTTCGGCGAGGGAATTGAAAGCCACCCGCTGGACATGCTCTACCAGCTCGGCTTCAACGTCACTATCAACACGGACAACCGGCTGATGAGCGGGGTGACCCTGACCGACGAATTCGAACTGCTCGTGGAGACATTCGACTACGACCTCGATGACCTGCTCGAGCTGACCCTCAACGCCGCCGAGGCCGCCTTCCTCCCGCTGGAGGAGAAGGAAGCCCTCGTCGAGTACATCAACGAGGCCTACGCCGACCTTGGCTGA
- a CDS encoding DedA family protein, protein MEFINEAVLHAAGQWWIYPLLLVFFFIDGFAMVVPSETLIVALAAFSRHSGNPNLWILGLTALVGAMAGDNMAYLLGRKIGLERWRWMRKPKVQKIFGWARYELEKRGAVLIFTARYIPWGRVAVNYVAGTTGFRHRRFFVLDAVACLTWVIYSIGIGLLASSFPWLHHNPLLSAGIAVVFAIVLGVAMDHALRWWHKRLGRHDDVPAGSATEPSSSPPAEAPARPAAGLQDGPAAGEPVPAVSP, encoded by the coding sequence GTGGAGTTCATAAATGAGGCCGTGCTCCATGCAGCTGGCCAATGGTGGATTTACCCCCTCCTTTTGGTCTTTTTCTTTATCGACGGCTTCGCAATGGTTGTTCCGAGTGAGACGCTCATCGTGGCGCTGGCGGCGTTCTCCCGGCACAGCGGAAACCCCAACCTCTGGATCCTGGGCCTGACCGCGCTGGTAGGTGCGATGGCAGGCGACAACATGGCCTACCTCCTGGGCCGGAAGATCGGTCTCGAGCGCTGGCGGTGGATGCGGAAGCCGAAGGTCCAGAAGATATTCGGCTGGGCGCGGTACGAGCTGGAAAAGCGCGGCGCGGTTCTGATCTTCACGGCGCGGTACATTCCCTGGGGGCGCGTTGCCGTCAACTACGTGGCAGGGACAACAGGATTCCGGCACCGGAGGTTCTTCGTCCTGGACGCGGTTGCCTGCCTCACATGGGTTATCTACTCCATCGGCATCGGCCTCCTTGCGAGCTCCTTCCCATGGCTGCACCACAACCCGTTGCTGAGCGCCGGGATAGCCGTGGTGTTTGCGATCGTGCTGGGCGTCGCGATGGATCACGCCCTGCGCTGGTGGCACAAACGGCTGGGACGGCACGACGACGTTCCCGCCGGCTCCGCGACAGAACCTTCCTCCAGCCCCCCAGCGGAAGCGCCGGCACGCCCTGCGGCAGGGCTTCAGGACGGTCCGGCCGCCGGTGAGCCGGTGCCTGCCGTCTCGCCCTGA
- a CDS encoding VTT domain-containing protein gives MQAINDFILAAAAQPWVLILVFACCVIDGFFPPIPSESVVVGLAAVAATADVPAPVLLLLTAAGGAFVGDNAAYLIGRRTGTRRWAWMRGHRVQATFRWAGTELRKRPASLILVARFVPIGRVAVNLTAGATHYPRPRFVALTVVSAVLWASYSVAIGLFFGQWFEDNHLLGVIVAVACAVVLGIGIDMAISKLRGKAPAPADEPGPAPADEPGTAPADKPGTAPAEEPGPASGRPGD, from the coding sequence GTGCAGGCAATCAACGACTTCATCCTGGCAGCCGCCGCGCAACCCTGGGTCCTCATCCTCGTGTTCGCGTGCTGCGTCATCGATGGATTCTTTCCGCCCATCCCCAGCGAATCGGTGGTGGTGGGGCTGGCCGCGGTCGCCGCGACCGCGGACGTCCCGGCGCCCGTGCTCCTGCTTCTGACCGCTGCGGGGGGCGCCTTCGTGGGCGACAACGCCGCCTACCTGATCGGCCGGAGGACCGGGACGCGCCGATGGGCATGGATGCGGGGGCACCGGGTGCAGGCGACCTTCCGGTGGGCCGGCACGGAACTGCGCAAACGGCCGGCATCGCTGATCCTGGTGGCACGCTTCGTTCCGATCGGCCGGGTGGCCGTGAACCTCACTGCGGGCGCAACCCACTACCCGAGGCCCAGGTTTGTGGCGCTGACCGTGGTGTCCGCCGTGCTCTGGGCCAGCTACTCCGTGGCAATCGGGCTGTTTTTTGGTCAGTGGTTTGAGGACAACCACCTGCTGGGAGTGATCGTGGCCGTGGCCTGCGCGGTTGTCCTTGGCATCGGAATCGACATGGCGATCAGCAAGCTCCGCGGCAAAGCCCCGGCCCCGGCCGATGAGCCCGGCCCGGCCCCCGCTGACGAGCCGGGCACAGCCCCCGCCGACAAGCCCGGCACGGCCCCCGCGGAAGAGCCCGGTCCGGCGTCCGGGCGTCCTGGGGACTAG
- a CDS encoding thymidine phosphorylase yields the protein MTQTTQNNSRSEAFDAVDIIRIKRDKGVLSPEQIDWTIDAYTRGAIADEQMAALNMAILLNGMDRAEISRWTAAMIASGERMDFSSLRRPDGGVKATSDKHSTGGVGDKITLPLAPLVAVFGVAVPQLSGRGLGHTGGTLDKLESIPGWRAALSNEEMLAQLQDVGAVICAAGAGLAPADKKLYALRDVTGTVEAIPLIASSIMSKKIAEGTGSLVLDVKVGSGAFMKDEARARELAETMVALGKDAGVNTVALLTNMDTPLGLTAGNAIEVEESVEVLAGGGPEDVVELTVRLAEEMLACAGVRDADPRAALRDGRAMDVWNRMIEAQGGDPRAKLPVAKESEVIYAPADGVLVELDAMAVGVAAWRLGAGRARKEDQVQAGAGVRMHAKPGAVVRAGEPLMTLLTDTPEKFDRAREALEHAVVVAPEGSRPAQQLIIDRIA from the coding sequence GTGACACAAACCACCCAGAACAACAGCAGATCCGAAGCGTTCGACGCCGTCGACATCATCCGCATCAAGCGGGACAAGGGTGTGCTCAGCCCCGAGCAGATCGACTGGACCATCGACGCCTACACGCGCGGCGCCATCGCGGACGAGCAGATGGCGGCCCTCAACATGGCCATCCTGCTCAACGGCATGGACCGGGCCGAGATCTCACGGTGGACCGCCGCGATGATCGCCTCCGGCGAGCGGATGGACTTCTCCAGCCTGCGCCGGCCCGACGGCGGCGTCAAGGCGACCAGCGACAAGCACTCCACCGGCGGCGTGGGGGACAAGATCACCCTGCCGCTGGCGCCCCTCGTCGCGGTCTTCGGCGTGGCGGTGCCGCAGCTGTCCGGCCGCGGCCTGGGCCACACCGGCGGCACGCTGGACAAGCTTGAATCGATCCCGGGCTGGCGCGCCGCGCTGAGCAACGAGGAGATGCTGGCCCAGCTCCAGGACGTCGGCGCGGTCATCTGCGCGGCGGGCGCCGGACTGGCTCCGGCCGACAAGAAGCTCTACGCCCTCCGCGATGTCACCGGAACGGTCGAAGCCATTCCGCTGATTGCCTCCTCGATCATGAGCAAGAAGATTGCCGAAGGCACCGGCTCGCTGGTGCTCGACGTCAAGGTGGGCAGCGGCGCCTTCATGAAGGACGAGGCCCGGGCCCGCGAACTGGCCGAGACCATGGTGGCGCTGGGCAAGGACGCCGGCGTCAACACGGTGGCGCTGCTGACGAACATGGACACGCCCCTGGGCCTGACCGCGGGCAACGCCATCGAGGTGGAGGAATCCGTGGAGGTCCTCGCCGGCGGGGGCCCGGAAGACGTCGTCGAACTGACTGTCCGGCTGGCAGAGGAGATGCTGGCCTGCGCCGGTGTCCGCGACGCCGATCCGAGGGCGGCCCTCCGGGATGGCCGTGCCATGGACGTCTGGAACCGCATGATCGAGGCGCAGGGCGGGGACCCGCGGGCGAAGCTGCCGGTGGCGAAGGAATCCGAGGTCATCTACGCGCCTGCTGACGGCGTGCTGGTGGAACTCGACGCCATGGCCGTCGGGGTGGCTGCGTGGCGGCTGGGCGCGGGCCGGGCGCGGAAGGAAGACCAGGTCCAGGCCGGCGCGGGCGTGCGGATGCATGCCAAGCCCGGCGCCGTGGTCAGGGCCGGCGAACCGCTGATGACCCTGCTGACCGACACCCCGGAGAAGTTCGACCGGGCCCGGGAAGCACTGGAGCACGCCGTGGTGGTCGCGCCGGAGGGCTCCCGCCCGGCCCAGCAGCTGATCATCGACCGCATCGCCTGA
- a CDS encoding cytidine deaminase produces MGSNDVDWAALEASAVAAMNNAYAPYSRFPVGAAALTADGRIVSGCNVENASYGLTLCAECALVGNLHMTGGGLLRAFYCVDADGNVLMPCGRCRQLLYEFRAPDMELMTTQGIRTMDQVLPDAFGPQHLEEPR; encoded by the coding sequence ATGGGAAGCAACGACGTCGACTGGGCGGCCCTCGAGGCCTCCGCGGTCGCCGCCATGAACAACGCGTATGCCCCCTACTCGAGGTTCCCGGTGGGGGCGGCCGCCCTCACCGCGGACGGGCGGATCGTCAGCGGCTGCAATGTCGAGAACGCCAGCTACGGGCTGACCCTGTGCGCGGAGTGCGCCCTCGTCGGCAACCTGCACATGACCGGCGGCGGCCTGCTGCGCGCCTTCTACTGCGTGGACGCGGACGGCAACGTCCTGATGCCATGTGGGCGCTGCCGGCAGCTGCTGTACGAATTCCGGGCTCCGGACATGGAGCTCATGACCACCCAGGGGATCAGGACCATGGACCAGGTCCTTCCCGACGCCTTTGGCCCCCAACACCTGGAGGAACCCCGGTGA